The Gossypium hirsutum isolate 1008001.06 chromosome D07, Gossypium_hirsutum_v2.1, whole genome shotgun sequence genome includes the window TTATTCAAATTTAAGCAATATTTGCTTTATTTGGTTCAATTTTTATTGTCGAATCTCATTTCACGCGGGCCTCTATTACGGGTGAGCATTGAATACCCATTCAATAGATAGGACTCTGAATTGGCTATTCTTTGTCGTCCGTAATAGTCTTCTACTTTTGAAGGTAAAAATCTCCTTTCATttgcctttttcattttctttggaTGCTCATGTTACGGTGAGTAATAAAGTTGGAGACAAAATCTATCACCATTATCGAGTAATTTGCTCTTGATTTTCTTTGTATTTCATATTTTTTGTTTGAATCTTAGGCCACCTTGCTTTAGTTGATTGAATTCTctacctttttctatttttttatattctattgTAGAACTTTTCCATGAAATTCACACCTTAAAGGCTCATTTGGAAGGTGAAAAATATGATTTCAAAATTACTGCATTGGTGCACTTATTTccatatttgtttttgtttttgttgtagCTTGTATATTGATGTAAACGTATATTGATGTAATTTCTGTAGGATCTATATTGTTCTGGTGGTGACACTTATAACTTTAACTTGGATGCCTAAGATATACTTTAATAATTGCCTGCGATATTGTCCTAGCTACTCTGCAAGGTTTATACTGATTCTTTATTGAAAATAATGGTATCTTTATTTCTTCTCTTATgggtatatttttcttttatagcaataatttaattaagaacaTAAGCTTGAATTTTGTGCACTACTATATAGCCGGGTCATAGTTAGTATATCTTGTTTCCATGAACATCATATTGTAAGTTTTATGTATTTATGGTTTAAATTTATGCATCACATTCTGTTTTGAGATTAATTTATACTATGATTTGAATAtatgtaacactttaatatcttgcagtaatggctcgtttgcctttaatagtacaaagtGAAAGGCGAaaaagaattggtcttgcatTGACAGTATGATTGCAGATGTTTACAGTTGCGAGTTGGTTCTTAGTTATGTTGGGTGGCGTCTCTAGCCTACATACTAATAAACTAATGATTAgatcatatattttatatttttatgcacAACGAGATTATGTGAAAAAACTTGTACACGCTAGTGACaagacttgtattgaacaagttaggatgaatagagtTACTTTTTtaaaactatgtgagatgttacaaactttaggaggattgaagtcgtcaaagaacatgcttgttgatgagcaagtggcaatgttCTTGCATAACATTTCTCATCACCTTAAAAACCGAGTTGTCAAACATCACTTTAATAGGTTCGTGGAAACAGTTAGCAGATCATTtcacaatgttttaaatgttgtcatACACTTataagatgtgttatttaaaaaggcaaagccaattacagctaattctacagatccaaggtggaaatggttcaaGGTATTAGAGTGGGTTTCAAATATAACTTATACATAATTCACTTGACTAtgatttaaatatagtatcctaacccaatatttttgaactatttttgtaaaattacttAGGTGCCTTGGATGGAActcacatcaagattagggttccaaaagttgataaacctaggtatcaaatgcaaaaatgtgacatagcaacaaatatgttgggttttgtacacctgatatgcaatttgtttatgttcttcttgGTTGGGAAGATTTCGTTGCTGATGGATgagttcttcgagatgccattagtaggagacatgaactaaaagttcctcatggtaacaTGCATAATTGgaggaatttgaattaatttttaagatcatATTTCTTTGGGGGAAGTTATTGAAGATAAATAGTTTTTTATAGgctgttattatctagttgatgctggttACACAAATTGTGAGAGCTTTCTTACTCCTTTTAGGGGACAAAgatattatttaaatgaatgGTGTCAGGGTCACCAACCAAGTACTCCGgaagaatttttcaatatgaaacatgcttcAGTGTGCAATgctattgaaagatgctttgggtttttaaaatttagatggggaatacttaagAGTCCAACATTTTATCCTGTGAGGGTGCACAATAAAATCATTATtacatgttgtttgctccataattttattcgaacctatATGAGTCTTGATCCTATTGAAACGGAGTTGGGAACatgattacctagtaatgtgatagaggacgatgaaccgaatatcgtaaatattcatccatcggatgcatgggctacttggaggatgaaAGTAGCTAATCAAATGTTCTATGAATgacaagcatctagaaattagttaggtttattaAAACATAGAAGactaatttgtttatgttatttcatgtatctagtttatgaaacctTGGTGTTGTTTGTATCGTCTTTATGTATTGTACTGGAAATGTTGAATGATAGCtttaattaaattgatgtatgaatattatgtttggatgtaaaatataattctcaagctatttattacttctaatattttgttttttttagtttaaaagataattaaattatttgtttcgctAATGAtattctaacacattaaaaatgcattgcagtttaaaaataataaagtagactatatattaattttctaatattatttattattaatttatattttaataataattatattaagaatgttattaaattatatttaacaataatcctattaaaatttcataaaaataacaataatcatctacttaAAATTCTTTTGCTAAAAGTGCTATGGTCATTTCAACTTTTTTCATATGCTATTAtaacttttatttcattcaaccaaatataaaaatattattacaattctatttcattttatttaaccaaacaattaaattactGACTACAACtctatttcatttcaataaatcGATACGCTACGTTTCTTTCCTAATTCAAACACACCCACCATTTTCAGGGTGTTTAAAAaggaaattggaaaaaaaaaaagcaaccTAGAAAATTTGAAGCATTTATTTCAGCATTTAAGGCTTGATTTGGTCTGACAtaaacttttttcttttattgtgtATATTTGATCATGTGATGTTAGAAAAGAGAAATGATGATAATAGAATTCATGTTATTTAAGTAATAGCTGAGTGTCTAAactattatttcaattaagtctTAACAGATAATgtatatcatataaaaaatattttaaataatttcttttaaaaacataATATGAATAGTTTTGTAAACAATAAATGGATTGTCGTGTATCTTACGAAATAAATCCAAATCTTAAATTTTGTAATTACCATAAATGTAACAAATTACTTTTTAAATCTTGGGaagaaacaaatttaaaataaaaattctaaaaacaacTAACACCGActattactaaataaatttccaatATCAATTAATATATTTGGAAATGATatcacaaaattacaaaaaaaatctagtaaaatcatttttaaatttgttcataaagaaaaaaaagataaccTTCCattaattagtaaataaaattaattatattataacaattttatttcttactcactcttaaaaaaaatctaataaataataaaaacctaccaaatataaatatgtataaactTATTACATTCTCCCCATCTTTTTCTCCCTTGTTCTTTTTGATGATATAAAAATACTGCAAACACTGCACAAAAATCTCTCCCCGTCATCTTTTGTAAGTTCGTTTTCTCAGTAAAAccctttttaaattttcatatctTTACGTTCTTTTCAatgttattttctttctttttgtgctttaatttttttttttttttttcttttctccagcTTTTGCATTGAAAACAGTTCATGGAAGAGAAAACAGTGGCTCTCTCTCCCGACTCTGCTGCTAATGCTAATCACCAAAcccaaaacaagtcatcaatggATCCACCGGAAGTTCAAGCGAATGCTTTAGGGCCCGGGGAAGGGTCAGGTTGGACTGCAACCAGTAAAGAAATCGTTAACAAGAGAGGAAGGGGGAGGCCAAGGAAGTACGAGCATGGTATTCCAATCATTAATGGCTCATTGGAAGCTTTCCCACTACCAACGGCGGCCTATTGTTCGACAAAAAGACCTCGGGGACGGCCTAAGGGTACTGGCAAGTTTCAGGGTTTGGCTTCTTTTGGTGAGTTGTTGTTGGTATAAGAATGATATAGTTAAGGCTTAGTTAATGCTAGACTTTGTAATTACGTatctttttatcattattttgctTTTATAGCTTTTTGTTTTTGTAACGTTAGATTCATGTTTGGCATGTTATAAAAGCTTATGATTTTGCAATATTGCTGTATTTTTTTTATGGATACTTGAACTTGTTTCATTAAGGTGAATATATGGACACTGCTGGAGGAAGCTTTACACCTCATGTACTGCCAGTGTACGAAGGAGAGGTAATTGTTATATAAAAAAAGGAACTTAGTTTCTGAGTTTTCAGTTAATATGCCCTTCAAGAAGTTGTTCTAAATTCTCTGTTGCTGAAGCAGGACCTTGCTAATACGATAGTATCATTTTGTGGAAGGGCTTCTCGTTCAGTTTGTGTTCTTACTGCTAGTGGTGCTGTCTCCAGTGTCACCCTATGTGCGCCTGGTTCTTCTGTTGGTACTCTGACATATGAGGTGTAGTCGATTTGATCTTTCAcatattttattacatttcatgcTATATGcattcatacatatatttatacataatcCAAAGCAAGAATTTGCTGTTTCTGAACCGGCATTCAACAAGAAGGGCTGAATAGAACACTAAATTTTACTTATTAATGCAGGGACGCTTTGAAATTCTTACTCTCAGTGGTTCCTCTGTTGTGTCCGGTGAACCGGGGACTCGTCGGAGAACCGGTCTTTTGAGTGTTTCATTGGCTAATCCTCATGGACGAGTTTTTGGTGGAAGTGTTGAAGGTCCACTGATTGCAGCTGGCCCTGGACCTATCCAAGTATGACCCTATAGTTCTCTTAACCTCAATGTTTACCCGAGTCTTACggatatatagatatagatattcGTGACAGCTAATTGTTATCACTATATCGATCTTCTGATTGTACTCATTTGGTGTTCTCTTTGTGTTATCAGCTAATTGTTGCCAGTTTCAAGCAAAACATCGGTCGGGAAATCCGAAGGAAGTATTGTGGAGGAACTTCAGCATCAGCCAAAATTTTTGCCAGTTCAGAAATGGTGAATGCTCCCATTAATCAAGTTTCTGCAATGGCAGAAGACCATGAGAAGTGTACTTCACCACCCCCAGTAGCAGTTATTATGAAAGCAGATAGCCTGAAATCCAATACCATTGTAGCTGAAAACAATAACATCAACCCCACTTCACTACAAAGTATTGATCCAAACAACTTGCAGAAAGCAGAGAATTTGATAGCTGAAAACCATGACTTTAGCTCTCAAAAAATGGCAGGTTCAAACAACTTGCAGACCTCACCAGTCCAACAGCCCGTATCTGATGAAATGATGATTGATAACTCCGGACACTAAAGATGTCTGTGAGATGCATGCAAAGGAGTATGATTAGTGACATACACAGGCCTTTTTTCCATGGACTATGGTTCTTAATAAACTAAATTTGGGAAGTATATTGTTGTTGTTTAAGTAGCATGTAGTTTTATTTAGATTAACCCACTGGCTGAGGCTTATTTAGTAATGAGCTGAGATCAAACATCTGGTCCCAACTTTTATCGACTCTCTCATGTTGTATCTCTTATGCTCATGGGATAAAAGAACGGATAATTTTGTGTTGTTGAATATTTGATCTACTAGCAATTTCCCATTTCATCATCAATATATAACGTGATGTTTACCGTTGTTACGCCCGTATTGGATGGGCGACAGTTTTTGCTGCCATTGGAGGGTCTATAGGTGGTAATCTTATACCATTGACAATAGCAAATGGAAAGCTTGCGGAATTGGGTATGGAGgtgggtttatttatttatttactttgaaaatCCAGTGATTGTGTTGGAACTAAGAACAAAGATGAATGAAAAATGACAGAAGCTTGAGCTTGAAGGCTCGATGGCTTAATGAGCAAACAAATTTAGTTGAGAACTTTGAGCAGACTACTAGAGTAATAAatcagaaaaatgaagaagaattctaattaatttcattaaCTTTGAATTGAGGCATAATACTAATACATATACCAGTCAGTAAGCTGGTCAACATGAAACAAAGTTACCTAAACATCTACCTCACTCCACTAAGTAGCATTGTAACTTGTTAAACAAAACTTGCACACTTGGTAAAgttgatttatcagctcaaacatcaacaaattacaaaatatcatttgaaagtaacaaaatgaaCAGCAGCATGAACTTCAGCTACAATTGCTTGGCTCGGGTAGCTTTTCTGCTTCTTGTCTACATGCAGGCcagcttcaacactcctccttggcttgTATGATGCAAACTCCCATTTTGGCTCTCCAGCACTTGAACCTTGACACACAAAGAGGTTTTGTCAAGATCAAGCTGATCTTCAGAACTGCAATGAATCAATTTCACCTTTTGAGTTTGTTCCATTTCCctaacaaaatgaaacttaatattgaagtgttttgttctctcatggaacactagATTCTTTgtaattgcaacagcagattcgTTGTCACATTTAATCTCTGTTGCTTCCTTTTGGTGAAGATTCAAGTCTTTCATGATCTTTCTTAACCAAATGGCTTGGTTAACAGCACTAGCAGCCGCTACATACTCAGCTTCAGCAGTTAATTGAGCAACAACACTttgtttctttgaactccaacAAAAACTGGCTGAActaagagtaaacagataccctgAGGTGCTCTTCATATCATCCACTGATCTAGCCCAATCACTATCAGCATAACCAAGTAATTTCATCCTATCAACCTTGGTAAACATCGTTCCAAAGCTCAGTGTACCTTTGATATCTTAGAACTCTTTTGGCAGCTTGTAAATGCTTCATATTGTAGCAATGCATGAATCTAGATAGCAGGCTTATAGCAAACATAATGTTTAGTCTAGTGGCAGTCAAATAAAGCAGACATCCAATCAAACTCCTATAGGTTGATTCACAAACCTTCTCGAAATCACCTTGGCTCGACAGCTTCTCTCCAACAGCAACTGGTGTGCTTGTTGCCTTGCAGTTCAACATGGAGAATTTGTTCAGAATCTTCAAGGTAAGTTCTTTCTGACTTAGGAAGATCCCTTGCTGAGTTTGAGacacttccatgccaaggaagtaagaCATTTTTCCCAAATCAAACATCTCAAACATTTTCTCCATTTTACCTTTGAAATCAGCGAGCATTGCATAATTTTCTCTTGTAACCAACAGGTTATCAACATACAGGGACACTATGAGTTGTGTTTTATTACCTTTCTTCTTCACATGCAAGGTTGGCTCACTGATGCTTCTCTCAAACCCCAAGCTAGCTAGGTAGCTATCTATTCTGTCATACCAGGCTCTTGGTGCTTGTTttaagccatacaaggctttcttcAGCTTGTAAACACTATCTTCCTTGCCTGCTACTTTAAAACCTTTAGGCTGTTCAACATATATTTCCTTATCAAGAAAATCATTGAAGAAGGCTGACTTTACATCGAGTTGATGTATCTTCCATTGCTTCTGTGCAGCCAAAGCAACCAACAACCTAATTGTATCAAGCCTGACCACTGGTGCAAATGTCTCAAAGTAGTCAATGTCATACTTCAACTGAATCCCTTCACTACCAGCCTTGCTTTTAGCTTGTTCAAAGTTCCATTAACATTATGCTTGGCTTAAAACACCTACTTCACTCCTATGACCTTCATGTTGGCTGGTCTTGCAACTAGCTCCCAGGTCTGGTTCTTGTCAATCATGCTAATTTCATCGAGCATAGCCTGTTTCCGTCCTTGTTGAGCTTTAGCTTCTTCAAAGCAGCTTGGTTCAATAGCAGCCACTTCAGCCCTTTCATATATCGCACTCAAAGGTCTAGTTCCCCTGACTGGCTCATGGTCAATGTCCATTTCAGAACCATTTTGATCAGCTTCAGTTTGATCCATCATTAGATCTTCAACAGCACATTCTGGTTCATTTTTATCCCAGTTCCAACTTGATTTCTCATCAAAGACTACATCTCTGCTTACAAAAACCCTATTAGATGAAGGATCCAAAATCCTATAGCCTTTCTTTACATTGCTATAGCCCACTAGGATGCCAGGTTGAGCCTTCTTGGCCAACTTATCTCTTTTTACTGTTGGGACATGTGCATAGCATATGCATCCAAAGACCCTCAAGTGAGCAACTGATGGTTTAAACCCAAACCAAGCCTCGAATGGAGTTTTATGAACCAATACCTTGGTTGGTAGTCTATTTTGAAGATACACAACAGtgttaactgcctcagcccacaagGTCTTGGGCAAATTCCTTTCAAATAATAGACATCTTGCTATATCCATCAagcttctattctttcttttacAAACACCATTCTGTTGAGGTGTGTAGGTGTTGGTGAGTTGGTGCTTAATACCTGTTTCATCACAAAAGCCCTGAAACATAGCTGAGGTATACTCTGTCCCATTATCCGACCTCAATGTCTTCAATTTGCAACTTGTTTCTATTTCTGCTGCAGCCTTGAACTTCCAAAATACTGAGGCCACTTCTGATTTGTGCTTTAGGAAGTAAATCTAACAATACCTCGAGTAATCATCAATGAACAAAATAAATACCTACTGCCATTTAAGGACATGGTTTTCATaaggccacacacatcagtgtggaCTAGTTACAACTTTTAGAACCTATCCAAGCATTATTTGAAGGAAATGGCAGTCTGACTTACTTTCCTAGCTGACACACCTCACAAACATCTTCTTTCTCAACTGATTTGAAGAAGTTTTCAACCAAGTCTTCTTTGGTTAGCTGAGCCAGTGACTTGTAGTTGACATGGCCTAGCCTCTTGTGCTATAGCTTGGATTCATCTAAAACAGCTGCGTAGGTACTGTCTGAGCTCTTGTTTCAGTCTACTACAAAGCTTCTGTCAATCATGGTCACTGACATGAGTTTAGATCCACTTGAATCACTGATCAGGCATTCTTTGCCTTTGAACACTGTTGAATATCCCTTTTTTTAGCAACTGAGCTATACTGAGTAGATTTCTGTTAATTTCAAGCACAAATAAGACATTCGAGACAAGTTTGTTACCTGTAGGAGTGTCTATCAGCACATCTCCTTTTCCTTCTACTTTGATGAAGTGTGCATTTCCAACTTTCACCCTTGTTTTGAAACTTTTATCAATTTTCTTGAAGATAGAAGAATTAGGGGTCTCGTGGTTTGTGCAACCACTGTTTATCAGCCATCCTTTTGTGGCTTTTTCTTTGGCAGGTGAGCAAGAGACTGCAAAGACTTGTTCTTCCTGGTCACTGCCTTCTTCTACCACTTGAGCTTCAGCTCTTGGCTGTTGAGGTTGGTTTTGCCTCAGCTTGCCTTTGTTTCTGCAAACTTTCTCAGCATGGTCCATCTTTTTACAGACTTTACATTGCACATCATGCCTGAACCAACAGTTTGCTTCTGGATGACTGAGCCTTTTGCAATGTGGGCAATGTGGATACCTTCTTCTTGCTCCATCTCTTCTAGGCTTGTCAGACCGGGCCTTCTTCCTTTTGTAGCCAGAAGAGCTCGAGGCAGGTCTGCTCTTGGCTTGgaaggcaccttcttgatgctcATCTTGCCTGTTGGCTCTTATTTGCTCTTGAGAATAAAGAGCATTGATCAGTTTAGTCAAAGAAATGCTAGTCAGATCTCTCAAGTCTTCAAGGGAAGAAATCTTAGCTTCATATCTCTGAAGAAAATTTGAGATAACCTTCTCTACAATTATTGCTTCACTAAACTGGCCCCCAAGCAATATGATGTTGTTCACAACAACCATGACTCTGTCTGAATAttgcttcactgtttcttcttccttcattttcaaatttttaaagtcccttctcaaattcaagagttgttgccGTCTTGTTCTTTCAgccccttgaaactcctccttgagTTTATCTTAGGCCTGTTTTGGAGACTCACAAGCCATggtccttgtgaaaatcacatcagacacaCTGTTTTGGATACACGACATAGCCTTGTGTCTCTTGGTTCTTTCATCTGTATGCTACTTGATCTGAGCCACTTTGAGATTGGCTCTTAGAGGTGCAGGTTCAACATCGGAGTTAACAACCTCCCACAAGTCAAATGCTTACAAGTaggttttcattttcattacccaAATGTGGTAGCCTTCACCATTGAACACTGGTGGTGGAGCTGGAGAGAATCCGGATGAAGACATGATTTTTAGACTTGAAGAATGACAAGTCCACTAGGAAATAaactcttgataccaattgttggaactAAGAACAAAGATGAATGAAAAATGACAGAAGCTTGAGCTTGAAGGCTCGATGGCTTGATGAGCAAACAAGAAATTCAATTGAGAACTTTGAGCAGATTACTTGAGTAATAAatcaaaaaaatgaagaagaattcTAAATAATTTCATTAACTTTGAATTgaggcataatgccaatacatatactAGTCAGTAAGCTAGTCAACATGAAACAAAGTTACCTAAAAatctacctaactccactaagtAGCATTGTAACTTGTTAAACAAAACTTACACACTTGgtaaagctgatttatcagctcaaacaTCAACAAATTACATCAAGTACATTAACAACTTAGTTCTAatttaactaagttacaaaatatcatttgaaagtaacaaaatgaaTAGCAGCATAAACTTCAGCTGCAACTAGTTGGCTCATCCAGCTTCTCTGCTTCTTGTTTGCATGTAGGCCAACTTCAATAGATTGctttttcattaattttgtaTGATTAGACTATGAGATTTATCTGTCCTTTATGAATACAACAGGCTATTATTTCTTATCAAATGAAAACGATAAGGAAATAAATGAAAGTAAATTCTTCTTTCTTATCAAACATAAACAAGGTGCTAATCGTTGattagtttagtttttttattttattaaaatcaatttttttccattaaatccctttgatattttttgaaataatacgTAATATTTCATTGGCTAATCCTCATGGATGAGTTTTTGGTGGACGAGTTTGAAGCATGGTGGGTGTTCAGCCTCAAAGACatacattattttaaaatgtgtttaatTGTAGTTGTAGAGACtttttatccataatttttatttaattttattataacatatataaatattttatttatttataaacaaTAAATTAGAATTGAttcaataaaaagaaataaaaaaaagtttttggaCCATACTCCAACCTCAATGTCCATGAAACATATTAATGGGCTTGTTTAAGCAACATTAAATTTGGGATAGCCAAAGCCCATCAAAGTAATCTATATTAGTATATCCAATCCATCATCCTTTGGAAACATCTAGAAAGAAAAGGGCATTGTGATTCGGCGGTCACAATCACATCACACAAACTCCAATACCATTATAAACCCTTCCATTTCTCTCCCTGGCGTCCAATAATCCCCACATGCACATACTTTTCCCcttcaaatttaaaaacaaaagagaTCCTTTAAGAGACAAAGGAAGAAAGAGAGAGGAATCAACAATGGCAGAGCACTTAACGTCCATATTTGGTACGAAAAAGGATAGAGTGAACTACCCCTTCTATTTCAAGATTAGCACCTGTCGCCAGTCCTACTATCCTCCTCTCCAATATGTACCAGTGCCTTGATACGGTCAACCCCGGCATTAATGCCTATGGTAACCCTATCGACCCCTGTAAGATCTAATAACATTTCGAGGTATTTctctttaacttttttttaaaaaaaaacctatgtTTTAGTGATGTGTTAGGGCTTTatgatttaatcaaaatttagatTTGCTTCTAATATCAACAAGAAACTTAGTATTAGATGTTGAAGTTTAATGTTAATTTTTGCAGAGATTTTATGAGAATTTATTTGATTAACACTCTTCACTCGAAATGAACTTATACATCTTGAGCAAGAGATGTCACATTTGGACACTAAGACTGATTTAATTTGAGCATCAATTTAGACTTTACTTTAACATAAATGAATCTTTTGAAGTtatttaagtcatttttaggcTTATTTTAAAGTTTAGTTACAAACGAAATCGTTTGAGGTTTATTCGGGTCAAAACAAGGTAAACAATGTCATGTTGCAACATTGGAAAGTGGTTTCATGACAATGATTAATGTCATGAAACTGGAAATCGATTACTTAAATAGGGTCAATGTCACAACATTGGGAAATGGGAGTCACGACACATACTGATGTCGCGACATCAAAGGCAGATTACCTGGAACATGTCTAAAACATTTAAAACCAAGTTTGAACTATCATCAACCATTCTATAACACATCTAAATAATTTTAGGACtcaaaatatgtcaaattatcatttaaaaactTCATATAACACTAGTATATCCATCTAAGGAAGATTATCTCAAGATATAAAATTACATTAAGCATGCATGACATAGTTTTGGAACCTCTTAGTTATGTTATAACAAAAATTCACGTGGTTCTAATCCAATGTACATGTCACTCTGTTACCAATAATTAAACTTCCATATACTTTAGTCATTGTTTGATGATAAGATGAGGATGAAGATGGCCACTTCAAATTTTGCCTTCAAAATGAACTTTACCTACGCATTCAAAACAAATGCGTTAAGCTTGTGAAAACTTTGTAAGTAATCAAGATTTCATATCTTACCTTTGAATCCAAGAATTAAACCAAAGATAAAGTACATAATAGCAATAAGGATAACTAACACACTTTCACTTACCATACTTCCATCATTCacttatttttatcattattattttataccACTCACATTGCCCCTTATAGACTCGAGTGAACAAGAAGGATATATGGAATATAATCACGAAGTACATGAGCATGTAAGTGCTTGATTATTATGAACACTtagagcatgtttggttgggtgtattggcatcgccaatacacccctaatcggtcgGCCCCA containing:
- the LOC107956649 gene encoding AT-hook motif nuclear-localized protein 7, whose product is MEEKTVALSPDSAANANHQTQNKSSMDPPEVQANALGPGEGSGWTATSKEIVNKRGRGRPRKYEHGIPIINGSLEAFPLPTAAYCSTKRPRGRPKGTGKFQGLASFGEYMDTAGGSFTPHVLPVYEGEDLANTIVSFCGRASRSVCVLTASGAVSSVTLCAPGSSVGTLTYEGRFEILTLSGSSVVSGEPGTRRRTGLLSVSLANPHGRVFGGSVEGPLIAAGPGPIQLIVASFKQNIGREIRRKYCGGTSASAKIFASSEMVNAPINQVSAMAEDHEKCTSPPPVAVIMKADSLKSNTIVAENNNINPTSLQSIDPNNLQKAENLIAENHDFSSQKMAGSNNLQTSPVQQPVSDEMMIDNSGH